A region from the Acidiferrobacter sp. SPIII_3 genome encodes:
- a CDS encoding helix-turn-helix domain-containing protein yields MDAEKGSGQQPILVATSRAVLGYVLAELRRRRKLTQVQFAEQLGLAGSTWSRVEKGETSLTVEQLRAAADHLGISAASLMNLAAKGEDAVRRYGKVVSPSKGDRRGGGEAASHGVGIGAMAGLISAGMLPLIGATLGGILGKALESAIEKALARDASGPPEDDKD; encoded by the coding sequence ATGGATGCGGAGAAGGGGTCGGGACAGCAACCCATACTGGTGGCGACGTCGCGCGCCGTCCTCGGCTATGTCTTGGCGGAGCTCCGGCGCCGGCGCAAGCTGACACAGGTGCAGTTTGCCGAGCAGCTGGGGCTGGCCGGGTCCACGTGGTCACGGGTGGAGAAGGGTGAGACGTCGCTTACGGTCGAGCAACTTCGTGCGGCGGCCGATCACCTCGGGATCAGTGCCGCGAGCCTCATGAACCTCGCCGCGAAAGGCGAAGATGCGGTGCGGCGCTACGGGAAGGTGGTGTCTCCATCCAAAGGGGATCGCAGGGGGGGCGGCGAGGCCGCGTCCCATGGTGTGGGGATCGGGGCGATGGCGGGCCTGATATCGGCCGGGATGCTCCCCCTGATCGGGGCCACCCTCGGGGGCATTTTGGGCAAGGCCCTTGAATCGGCCATCGAAAAGGCCTTGGCGAGAGATGCGTCCGGCCCGCCGGAGGACGACAAGGACTGA
- a CDS encoding nickel-dependent hydrogenase large subunit — MNGCEERMLSAEGLLTAAQTAQSEGHRFEMAYARPTPHGPEVLYLINRGRGRPFLLLRIPDTHTVPSLAPIVPLLGWYEREMSELSGIEVAGHPEPYPLLIHEGRRLSVPPLGVDAEDPTWSGETVAPTMPEIAADQVQDLVWGPIRGDVVETGEFHFSYIGEAIIHYHARLGYKHRGVERRFQGLPAAAGVYLAERVSGVGSVCHALAYCQAVEAALGIDVPRRARLVRTLLAEIERLYNHFHYFALLAKTTTLKVASAEGELLEERIKQIAGRLTGSRFLRHMLCVGGVRRDIDTQGLDSLLTALGHEARAYLERLNRTGSYLDRLIGTGVLRSAVAFDQGATGPVARASGLDRDMRRDHPYAAYELLRFLVPVRETGDAKARADVRGEALREALALAAQASARLAPGAIRAQIPEQASGEGLGWSETPRGSLFYAVHIEEGRLARVKIKSPSFSNWRVFPFTVHGSNMMDYAINEASFGLTIAGADR, encoded by the coding sequence ATGAACGGCTGCGAGGAGCGCATGCTGTCGGCCGAGGGACTCCTGACGGCGGCCCAGACCGCGCAAAGCGAGGGGCATCGCTTCGAGATGGCCTATGCGCGACCGACACCCCACGGCCCGGAGGTCCTGTACCTCATCAACCGTGGACGGGGCCGCCCGTTCCTCCTGCTGCGTATCCCCGACACCCACACCGTGCCCTCGCTCGCCCCGATCGTGCCGCTACTGGGCTGGTACGAGCGGGAGATGAGCGAGTTGTCGGGGATCGAGGTCGCCGGACACCCGGAACCCTACCCGCTACTGATCCACGAAGGCCGCCGCCTATCCGTCCCGCCGCTTGGCGTAGATGCCGAAGACCCGACGTGGTCCGGCGAGACGGTGGCACCCACCATGCCCGAGATCGCGGCCGACCAGGTCCAGGACCTGGTGTGGGGCCCGATTCGTGGGGACGTCGTGGAGACCGGTGAGTTCCATTTCTCGTATATCGGCGAGGCCATCATCCACTACCATGCGCGACTCGGCTATAAACATCGAGGCGTGGAGCGCCGATTCCAGGGACTGCCGGCGGCCGCTGGCGTATACCTCGCCGAGCGCGTATCGGGGGTGGGCAGCGTCTGTCATGCGCTCGCCTATTGTCAGGCGGTCGAGGCGGCGCTTGGCATCGACGTACCACGGCGGGCCCGGCTCGTGCGCACCCTGCTGGCCGAGATCGAGCGACTCTACAACCACTTTCATTATTTCGCGTTGCTCGCGAAGACCACGACCCTCAAGGTGGCATCCGCCGAGGGTGAACTGCTCGAGGAGCGCATCAAACAGATCGCCGGGCGGCTCACGGGCTCGCGTTTCCTGCGCCATATGCTGTGCGTGGGCGGGGTCCGCCGTGACATCGACACCCAGGGCCTTGACTCCCTGCTCACCGCACTAGGCCACGAGGCCCGCGCCTATCTCGAACGTCTGAACCGCACCGGAAGTTACCTCGACCGCCTGATCGGGACCGGGGTCCTGCGGTCGGCCGTAGCCTTTGACCAGGGCGCTACCGGTCCCGTGGCCCGGGCGTCGGGGCTCGATCGTGATATGCGTCGCGACCATCCCTATGCCGCCTACGAGCTTCTGCGCTTTCTGGTACCGGTGCGCGAAACGGGCGATGCCAAGGCGCGCGCGGACGTGCGCGGCGAAGCGCTGCGCGAGGCCCTGGCCCTGGCCGCCCAGGCCTCGGCGCGCCTGGCGCCCGGGGCGATACGCGCACAGATCCCGGAACAGGCATCGGGCGAGGGCCTGGGCTGGTCGGAGACCCCGCGCGGCTCGCTCTTTTATGCCGTCCACATAGAGGAGGGGCGATTGGCGCGCGTCAAGATCAAGTCCCCGTCTTTCTCGAACTGGCGGGTCTTCCCGTTCACGGTGCATGGCAGCAACATGATGGATTACGCCATCAACGAGGCGAGCTTCGGGCTCACCATCGCCGGCGCGGATCGCTGA
- a CDS encoding hydrogenase: MPTFAIGPLAASLFTVLAIVSLFLSFVMLGSHWLKNHIYAFALESWTIAALSAAVAYFGHYQELYIIAVLTALFRGSLLPYLLLRLMTSLHLEREFTALLRPSSSLVLGTVLVIVAFLVARHLGTRITSDDRIVLLALTCMLSLKLIGFLMMILRSEAISHILGLLVIENGIFLGSQILVPGMPLLLELVILFDLLIIVLTFGILMRYLQRHAGTTSSRNLQRLVG; the protein is encoded by the coding sequence ATGCCGACTTTTGCCATAGGACCGCTCGCCGCCTCGCTCTTTACCGTGCTCGCCATCGTGAGCCTGTTTCTGTCCTTCGTCATGTTAGGCTCCCACTGGCTGAAGAACCACATCTACGCCTTCGCGCTCGAATCCTGGACGATTGCCGCCCTGTCCGCGGCGGTCGCCTACTTCGGCCATTATCAGGAGCTCTACATCATCGCCGTCCTGACCGCGCTATTTCGCGGAAGCCTCCTCCCTTACCTGCTATTGCGCCTTATGACGAGTCTGCACCTGGAGCGGGAATTCACGGCCCTCCTGCGCCCCTCGTCGAGTCTCGTTCTCGGCACCGTGCTCGTGATCGTGGCCTTTCTGGTGGCGCGCCACCTGGGCACGCGCATCACCTCGGACGACCGGATCGTGCTATTGGCCCTGACCTGCATGCTGAGCCTGAAACTGATCGGCTTTCTCATGATGATCCTGCGCTCGGAGGCCATAAGCCACATCCTCGGACTGCTGGTCATCGAAAATGGCATATTCCTGGGCTCGCAGATCCTGGTCCCGGGCATGCCGCTCCTGCTCGAACTCGTGATCCTGTTCGACCTCCTGATCATCGTCCTCACGTTTGGCATCCTCATGCGTTATCTGCAGCGTCACGCCGGCACCACGAGCAGCCGGAATCTGCAAAGGCTGGTGGGTTGA
- a CDS encoding DUF190 domain-containing protein: MKTISMVRIYIKEGDKLEGHSLMQEIFSLLHDEHRVHGVTVFRGIAGFGAKGTVHSADLLRMTVHLPLVLEFFDEPETVDTVMPLLQKMVPPGHIVRWQAACDCAE; the protein is encoded by the coding sequence ATGAAAACCATATCGATGGTGCGTATCTATATCAAGGAAGGCGACAAGCTCGAGGGGCATAGCCTGATGCAGGAGATCTTCTCGCTTTTACATGACGAGCACCGCGTGCATGGGGTTACGGTATTCCGTGGCATCGCGGGCTTCGGGGCCAAGGGGACGGTGCATTCCGCGGACCTTTTGCGCATGACCGTCCACCTGCCACTGGTCCTGGAGTTTTTCGACGAGCCCGAGACCGTCGACACGGTCATGCCGCTTTTGCAAAAAATGGTGCCCCCGGGACATATCGTGCGCTGGCAGGCCGCGTGCGACTGCGCGGAGTAG
- a CDS encoding proton-conducting transporter membrane subunit, which produces MAELILGLWLAPALAIVFILVFRRPRAAAFLNLAAALATLGVSLALLARAPTHPVVLGDHFLLSTPLGLWVVLCVAIVYVLASIYAVGYMRLLAEETARLPWFYALFAGFALTMVVAPFMNNPGIYWIVIDLTTIVSAFLVGFERAAESAEAAWKYIIIVSAGLSLALLGIILFYWAGTFSFGPVYDMTWHRLRLMAPHAPHPLLLLAFLLTLIGFGTKVGLAPMHTWLPDAHSEGPAPVSAMLSGALLNTAMLGVVRFLTVIDAGGLGAAGHDALCVLGALSLLVAALFIVRQTGAKRLMAYSSIEHMGVIALGFGFGGVLGIAGAMYQMLNHALNKSLMFFGAGNMMRAYQSKDMRVMRRILQFYPVTGTIWLLGAVAITGAPPFGPFQGEMAILRAGMEGPNTWAVALMALLLIVIFIGFLAHFRRMVAGPAPARGHEPRLALGAWMTAPLWLALIPLTILGLWWPPLLWRFFAHAAQVIR; this is translated from the coding sequence ATGGCAGAGCTCATCCTGGGCCTATGGCTTGCCCCCGCGCTTGCCATCGTCTTCATACTCGTCTTTCGCCGGCCGCGGGCCGCGGCGTTCCTGAATCTCGCCGCCGCCCTCGCAACCCTCGGCGTAAGCCTCGCCTTGCTCGCGCGCGCCCCGACGCATCCGGTGGTCCTCGGCGACCACTTCCTGCTGTCGACCCCCCTCGGTCTATGGGTGGTGTTATGCGTCGCGATCGTCTATGTGCTGGCGTCGATATATGCCGTAGGCTATATGCGCCTGCTCGCCGAAGAGACCGCGCGGCTGCCGTGGTTCTATGCGCTCTTTGCCGGATTCGCGCTGACCATGGTGGTCGCGCCGTTCATGAACAACCCCGGCATCTACTGGATCGTCATCGATCTCACCACTATCGTGAGCGCCTTCCTGGTCGGCTTCGAACGCGCGGCCGAGAGCGCGGAGGCCGCCTGGAAATACATCATCATCGTCTCGGCCGGACTCTCGCTCGCGCTCTTGGGGATCATTCTCTTCTACTGGGCCGGCACCTTTTCGTTCGGTCCGGTCTATGACATGACCTGGCATCGCCTGCGCCTCATGGCCCCGCACGCTCCGCACCCCCTGCTGTTGCTGGCCTTCCTTCTGACCCTCATAGGTTTCGGCACCAAGGTCGGTCTCGCGCCCATGCACACCTGGCTGCCGGATGCCCACAGCGAAGGTCCGGCCCCGGTCTCGGCGATGCTCTCGGGCGCGCTGCTCAATACCGCCATGCTCGGCGTGGTACGGTTCCTGACGGTGATCGATGCCGGGGGGCTCGGCGCCGCCGGCCACGATGCGCTCTGTGTCTTGGGCGCGCTGTCACTGCTCGTGGCCGCGCTCTTCATAGTCCGGCAGACGGGCGCCAAACGTCTCATGGCCTACTCGAGCATCGAGCACATGGGGGTTATAGCGCTGGGCTTTGGGTTCGGTGGCGTGCTTGGGATCGCCGGTGCCATGTACCAGATGCTGAACCACGCCCTCAATAAATCGCTCATGTTCTTTGGCGCGGGCAACATGATGCGCGCCTACCAGAGCAAGGACATGAGGGTCATGCGCCGGATCCTGCAGTTCTATCCCGTGACCGGCACGATCTGGCTCCTGGGGGCGGTTGCCATCACCGGCGCCCCGCCGTTCGGACCCTTTCAGGGCGAGATGGCGATCCTGCGCGCCGGCATGGAGGGCCCGAACACCTGGGCGGTGGCGCTGATGGCGTTGCTTCTGATCGTGATCTTCATAGGCTTTCTGGCGCACTTCCGGCGCATGGTGGCCGGTCCCGCGCCGGCCCGGGGGCATGAACCGCGACTCGCCTTGGGCGCCTGGATGACAGCACCCCTGTGGCTTGCCCTGATACCCCTGACGATTCTCGGGCTTTGGTGGCCTCCGCTTTTGTGGCGGTTCTTCGCGCACGCCGCGCAGGTGATACGATGA
- a CDS encoding respiratory chain complex I subunit 1 family protein, producing the protein MFITLALAPLLHGFIATAEERIQRGRGPSIFQPYRDLWKLLHKEQLTPESASGIFWAAPVIAFTVMLIVPLLIPVLTNYPLPLSDMGDILGGGLILTLGNFMILLAGLDSGQPFGGLGASRAAMLAILAEPTLILVFVGITFLDHAMLPFVANHLLARDPVAYWGPVHVFLVAAFFILLTVETDRLPIHSTIPYEIYMIDEARVLEYSGPLLALLRWASWMKQFILYTIFLNVFLFPWGLATSGHPVDIVMAVVWILVKYAMLGLFMAVIDTAQARLRFYRYQEPLAASFLFAVLAIVAYKV; encoded by the coding sequence GTGTTTATCACATTGGCCCTCGCACCACTGCTGCACGGCTTTATCGCCACCGCCGAGGAACGCATCCAGCGCGGTCGCGGCCCCTCGATCTTCCAGCCCTACCGCGACCTTTGGAAGCTTCTCCATAAGGAACAGCTGACCCCCGAATCGGCCTCGGGGATATTCTGGGCGGCGCCCGTCATCGCCTTCACGGTGATGCTGATCGTGCCCCTGCTGATCCCGGTTCTCACCAACTACCCGTTGCCGCTCTCGGACATGGGCGACATCCTGGGCGGCGGCCTCATCCTCACCCTCGGGAATTTCATGATCCTGCTTGCCGGCCTCGACTCCGGGCAGCCGTTCGGGGGGCTTGGCGCGAGTCGCGCGGCGATGCTCGCGATCCTCGCCGAGCCGACCCTGATCCTGGTGTTCGTCGGCATCACCTTCCTGGATCACGCCATGCTGCCGTTTGTCGCGAACCACCTGCTGGCCCGGGACCCGGTGGCGTACTGGGGCCCGGTCCATGTCTTTCTGGTGGCGGCGTTTTTCATCCTGCTTACGGTCGAGACCGATCGCCTGCCCATTCATTCGACCATACCCTATGAGATCTACATGATTGACGAGGCGCGCGTCCTCGAATATTCGGGACCGCTGCTGGCGCTGTTGCGCTGGGCGTCATGGATGAAGCAATTCATCCTCTACACCATATTCCTGAATGTCTTTCTGTTTCCGTGGGGCCTCGCCACCTCGGGGCATCCGGTGGACATTGTGATGGCGGTCGTGTGGATTCTCGTCAAGTACGCAATGCTCGGGCTGTTCATGGCGGTCATAGACACCGCCCAGGCGCGGTTGCGCTTCTACCGCTACCAGGAGCCGCTCGCCGCCTCGTTTCTGTTCGCGGTGCTCGCGATCGTCGCCTACAAGGTCTGA
- a CDS encoding 4Fe-4S binding protein, giving the protein MPLWTWAGLKAGMATAPWPGRGPDGQAGVYGMPRFDPSHCKPDCQSCVACCPTAALSGKGADVTLDYGRCIACQACVEACPEGTLEASFDWAFAVRDRDELVWRGIESPPAAPRPAPATGAFAKSLHIRHVDAGSCNGCESEIAALNNPFYNLHRLGIFFTPSPRFADVLLVTGPVIEAMRAPLQAAYEAMPEPRFVIATGTCAVSGAPFEGGYGGGHGLSPLIPVDVWLPGCPPNPAALIHALLILQDRMPVRVHGGRYEP; this is encoded by the coding sequence ATGCCATTATGGACATGGGCGGGACTCAAGGCCGGGATGGCAACCGCGCCGTGGCCGGGGCGCGGACCGGATGGCCAGGCCGGGGTATACGGGATGCCGCGATTCGATCCCAGCCATTGTAAGCCCGATTGCCAGTCGTGCGTCGCGTGCTGCCCCACCGCGGCGCTATCCGGCAAGGGAGCGGATGTCACCCTGGATTACGGCCGCTGCATCGCCTGTCAGGCGTGCGTCGAGGCGTGCCCCGAGGGGACCTTGGAGGCCTCGTTCGACTGGGCGTTCGCGGTGCGTGATCGCGACGAACTCGTCTGGCGCGGCATCGAGTCACCGCCGGCCGCGCCGCGTCCGGCGCCGGCGACCGGGGCGTTCGCCAAGAGCCTGCATATTCGCCATGTCGACGCCGGCTCGTGCAACGGCTGCGAATCGGAGATCGCGGCGCTCAATAATCCCTTCTATAACCTTCACAGGTTGGGGATCTTTTTTACGCCCTCGCCGCGATTCGCCGACGTCCTGCTGGTCACGGGTCCGGTCATCGAGGCCATGCGCGCGCCGCTCCAGGCGGCCTACGAGGCCATGCCCGAACCGCGTTTCGTGATCGCCACCGGCACCTGCGCGGTATCGGGGGCACCGTTCGAGGGGGGCTACGGCGGCGGCCACGGCCTGTCGCCCCTGATCCCCGTGGATGTGTGGCTGCCGGGCTGTCCACCGAATCCGGCGGCGCTCATCCATGCACTGCTGATCTTGCAGGACCGCATGCCGGTGCGCGTGCACGGAGGCCGCTATGAGCCTTGA
- a CDS encoding proton-conducting transporter membrane subunit, with amino-acid sequence MSLDLFGIAALLWGLALLLAASCRPPSASRGALALGIVAALGGCLAGAFIDHPTTASLFTSGALFVRFRIDPAAAWLLGWGLVAALAAVCAGTPAHRPRLWTSGASLSLLGALGVAGLQDGVSFLIAWELMSLGGAALLLGDRQGPVPQNGRAALFMLALLEVGSVALLAAILILGARHPAFASWPVTLRQAPDGLIFVTGVLLIVGFGAKLGLLPFYEWYPAAYGSASGATGTLLSGVVLNAAWFGLARGIFQWLPRFPGLTAFGALLVVIGTLTAVLAILYAFQQEDWRRLLAFSSAENAAVAVVALGAAVLFRRDHLPLLEGFAFTVGLLHLGGHSLAKGTLMLSADHVHETRGHYRIAQSRVLAQSPWTLGLGALCAVMSLAALPPQAGFVSEWYLFQTVFQDFRLHGAEAQIALAFAGAGLALTAAIALATMAKLFGIGLLGKNGVSGPAGTMRRKGTILALGLAVLGYAVGMPWWIRGLVQSRLAHTGHAAARLVHGLILVPLNPHFAFISPTLLVIVGPLLALIPLGLLAFGMKSGRRVAPIWAHGLRALPQASATTALAFSNALREFYSFVYRPRTIAERRIEKRPYFIKAVRFEYGQTALFGPTLFTPATRFVRALAQRASILQRGSMNAYLAYIGILLLLVLGSVFWR; translated from the coding sequence ATGAGCCTTGATCTGTTTGGCATCGCGGCACTTTTGTGGGGCCTTGCCTTGCTGCTTGCCGCATCCTGCCGCCCCCCGTCCGCGTCCCGCGGGGCGCTTGCGCTCGGCATCGTCGCGGCACTCGGCGGCTGCCTGGCCGGCGCCTTCATCGATCATCCCACAACGGCATCGCTGTTTACCTCGGGCGCCCTGTTCGTGCGCTTTCGCATCGATCCGGCCGCCGCCTGGTTGCTGGGTTGGGGCCTCGTGGCGGCCCTGGCCGCGGTCTGCGCCGGGACGCCCGCACACCGCCCGCGCCTCTGGACGAGCGGCGCCTCCCTGTCTTTGCTGGGCGCGCTCGGGGTCGCGGGCCTGCAAGACGGGGTGTCCTTTCTGATTGCCTGGGAGCTCATGAGCCTGGGCGGCGCCGCCCTGCTACTCGGCGACCGCCAAGGCCCCGTGCCCCAGAACGGACGTGCGGCGCTGTTCATGCTGGCGTTGCTCGAAGTGGGGTCGGTGGCCCTGTTGGCGGCGATCCTGATTCTGGGCGCCCGCCATCCGGCATTCGCGTCGTGGCCTGTCACGCTCCGGCAGGCCCCCGATGGCCTGATCTTCGTGACCGGGGTGCTGCTGATCGTGGGCTTTGGTGCCAAGCTTGGCCTGCTGCCGTTTTATGAGTGGTATCCGGCGGCCTACGGATCGGCGAGCGGGGCCACCGGGACGCTCTTGTCGGGGGTGGTGCTCAATGCCGCATGGTTTGGTCTCGCGCGCGGGATCTTTCAGTGGTTGCCACGGTTTCCCGGGCTGACCGCCTTCGGCGCGCTCCTGGTGGTCATCGGGACATTGACCGCGGTGCTCGCCATCCTCTACGCCTTCCAGCAGGAGGACTGGCGACGGCTGCTGGCGTTCTCGTCTGCCGAAAACGCCGCCGTGGCCGTGGTCGCCCTGGGGGCCGCCGTACTGTTTCGCCGGGATCATCTGCCACTCCTGGAGGGATTCGCATTCACGGTCGGGCTTTTGCATCTCGGGGGCCATAGCCTGGCCAAAGGCACGCTCATGCTGTCCGCGGACCACGTCCACGAGACCCGCGGTCATTATCGCATCGCCCAAAGTCGCGTGCTGGCCCAGAGCCCATGGACCCTGGGTCTTGGCGCCCTGTGCGCGGTGATGAGTCTTGCCGCCCTGCCCCCACAAGCCGGCTTTGTCAGTGAGTGGTACCTGTTTCAGACAGTCTTCCAGGACTTTCGCCTGCACGGCGCGGAGGCCCAGATCGCGCTGGCGTTTGCCGGTGCCGGGCTTGCGCTCACCGCGGCCATCGCACTCGCCACCATGGCCAAGCTGTTTGGCATCGGTCTGCTCGGCAAGAATGGGGTATCCGGCCCGGCGGGGACGATGCGCCGCAAGGGTACGATCCTGGCCCTGGGGCTCGCGGTCCTCGGGTACGCGGTCGGTATGCCGTGGTGGATCCGGGGACTCGTACAGAGTCGGCTTGCGCACACCGGGCACGCCGCGGCCCGGCTCGTCCATGGCCTCATCCTCGTGCCCCTGAACCCCCATTTCGCGTTCATTTCCCCGACTCTGCTCGTCATCGTGGGGCCGCTCCTGGCGCTGATACCGCTCGGCCTCCTGGCCTTCGGCATGAAGTCCGGCCGGCGCGTGGCGCCGATCTGGGCGCACGGGCTGCGCGCCCTGCCGCAAGCCAGCGCCACCACCGCACTCGCGTTCTCCAATGCCCTGCGCGAATTCTATAGCTTCGTATACCGCCCACGGACGATAGCCGAGCGGCGCATCGAGAAGCGGCCGTATTTTATCAAGGCAGTGCGTTTCGAGTACGGCCAGACCGCCTTGTTCGGCCCCACCCTCTTTACGCCCGCCACGCGCTTCGTACGCGCCCTGGCACAACGCGCAAGCATCCTGCAGCGCGGGTCCATGAATGCCTACCTGGCGTATATCGGGATCCTGCTGCTCCTGGTGCTCGGCTCGGTCTTCTGGAGATAG